A genome region from Pseudomonas sp. N3-W includes the following:
- a CDS encoding class I SAM-dependent methyltransferase gives MSKYEHYNTTSINYDKTRTAVGVEIVLGYLARLNKPAPLMTVLDAGCGTGNYALELARAGMNVVCADYSEGMLAQCKQKIESHGFANAVWKQCDLSLYVSEGQVYDAVMCNQSLHHLDPADDFKAVKHFLGEATKSLKEGGVILINTITHQQLENGVWWGKLIEKAVERMKPRFIEYEPLQAFLRTIGFEITDRVVNIDSIIQQSGYFDPNALTSLEFRQGDSHFALLSEQELDEVLGRIEQMIREGSAEDYIAKRDQLRQQIGQFTYYVIRKIGE, from the coding sequence GTGAGTAAATACGAGCACTATAATACGACGTCTATTAATTATGACAAGACGCGAACTGCCGTGGGTGTCGAGATCGTGTTGGGTTATTTGGCTCGGCTAAACAAACCCGCCCCGCTCATGACCGTGCTGGATGCCGGGTGCGGCACCGGTAACTATGCGCTGGAGCTGGCGCGTGCCGGCATGAATGTTGTTTGTGCCGATTACAGCGAAGGCATGTTGGCTCAGTGCAAGCAAAAGATTGAAAGTCATGGTTTTGCTAATGCAGTCTGGAAGCAGTGCGACTTGTCGTTGTATGTCAGTGAAGGTCAGGTATATGACGCGGTCATGTGCAATCAGTCATTGCATCATCTGGACCCTGCTGACGATTTCAAGGCAGTGAAACATTTTCTGGGCGAAGCGACAAAGTCACTTAAAGAGGGGGGTGTCATTCTGATCAACACCATCACCCATCAGCAGTTGGAGAATGGGGTGTGGTGGGGCAAGTTGATCGAAAAAGCGGTCGAGCGGATGAAACCGCGTTTTATCGAATATGAACCGCTGCAAGCTTTTCTGCGCACGATTGGCTTCGAGATTACCGATCGCGTGGTCAATATCGACAGCATCATTCAACAGTCGGGGTACTTCGATCCCAATGCCTTGACCTCACTCGAGTTTCGCCAGGGCGACTCGCACTTTGCCTTGCTGAGCGAACAGGAACTTGACGAAGTATTGGGCCGGATCGAACAGATGATCCGTGAGGGAAGTGCTGAAGATTACATTGCCAAGCGCGATCAGCTTCGCCAACAGATCGGCCAGTTCACTTATTACGTGATCAGGAAGATCGGCGAGTAA